Proteins encoded within one genomic window of Manis pentadactyla isolate mManPen7 chromosome 4, mManPen7.hap1, whole genome shotgun sequence:
- the XYLT2 gene encoding xylosyltransferase 2, whose translation MVASARVQKLVRRYKLAIATALAILLLQGLVVWSFSGLEEDEPGEKGRQRKPRPLDPGEGSKDTDSSAGRRGSAGRRHGRWRGHAEGPGVPVAKVVRAVTSRHRVSRRVPPAPPPEAPGRQNLSGAAAGESLVGAAGFPPHGDTGSVEGAPQPTDNGFTPKCEIVGKDALSALARASSKQCQQEIANVVCLHQAGNLMPQAVPRHCQLAGKMSPGVQWDEVRAQLPVDGPPVRIAYMLVVHGRAIRQLKRLLKAVYHEQHFFYIHVDKRSNYLHREVVELAQQYDNVRVTSWRMVTIWGGASLLRMYLRSMQDLLEVPGWAWDFFINLSATDYPTRTNEELVAFLSKNRDKNFLKSHGRDNSRFIKKQGLDRLFHECDSHMWRLGERQIPAGIVVDGGSDWFVLTRSFVEYVVYTDDPLVAQLRQFYTYTLLPAESFFHTVLENSLACETLVDNNLRVTNWNRKLGCKCQYKHIVDWCGCSPNDFKPQDFLRLQQVSRPTFFARKFESTVNQEVLEILDFHLYGSYPPGTPALKAYWENTYDVADGPSGLSDVMLTAYSAFARLSLSHVATAAPPLATALCRFEPRGLPSSVHLYFYDDHFQGYLVTQAVQPSAQVPAETLEMWLMPQGSLKLLGRSDQASRLQSLEVGTEWDPKERLFRNFGGLLGPLDEPVAMQRWARGPNLTATVVWIDPTYVVATSYDITVDTETEVTQYKPPLSRPLRPGAWTVRLLQFWEPLGEIRFLVLPLTFNRKLPLRKDDAGWLHAGPPHNEYMEQSFQGLSGILNLPQPEPAEEAARRHSELTGPALEAWTDGELRSFWSVAGLCAMGPSSCPSLELCRVTSWSSLFPDPKSELGPVKADGRLR comes from the exons ATGGTGGCGAGCGCGCGGGTGCAGAAGCTGGTGCGGCGCTACAAGCTGGCGATCGCCACGGCGTTGGCCATCCTGCTGCTGCAGGGTCTGGTGGTGTGGAGCTTCAGCGGCCTGGAGGAGGACGAGCCGGGAGAG aaaggaaggcagaggaAGCCGCGACCGCTGGATCCCGGCGAGGGCTCCAAGGACACCGACAGTTCAGCCGGGCGGCGGGGCAGTGCAGGCAGAAGGCATGGACGCTGGCGGGGCCACGCTGAGGGCCCAGGTGTGCCCGTGGCCAAGGTGGTGCGGGCAGTAACCAGCCGGCACAGAGTCAGCAGGCGGgtcccacctgccccacccccgGAGGCCCCAGGCCGCCAGAACTTGAGTGGGGCGGCAGCCGGGGAGTCGCTGGTCGGGGCAGCTGGCTTCCCACCACATGGAGACACAGGGAGTGTGGAGGGCGCCCCCCAGCCCACAGACAACGGCTTCACCCCCAAGTGCGAGATTGTGGGCAAGGATGCGCTGTCTGCCCTGGCTCGGGCCAGCTCCAAGCAGTGCCAGCAGGAGATTGCCAACGTGGTGTGCCTGCACCAGGCCGGGAACCTCATGCCCCAGGCTGTGCCCCGGCACTGCCAGTTGGCTG GGAAGATGAGTCCTGGTGTCCAGTGGGACGAGGTTCGGGCCCAGCTGCCCGTGGATGGCCCCCCAGTACGAATCGCCTATATGCTGGTGGTTCATGGCCGCGCCATCCGCCAGCTGAAGCGTCTCCTCAAGGCTGTCTACCATGAGCAGCACTTCTTTTATATCCATGTGGACAAG CGCTCCAACTACCTGCACCGTGAGGTGGTGGAGCTGGCCCAGCAGTATGATAATGTGCGGGTGACGTCCTGGCGCATGGTCACCATCTGGGGTGGGGCCAGCCTGCTGAGGATGTATCTGCGGAGCATGCAGGACCTGCTGGAGGTGCCTGGCTGGGCCTGGGACTTCTTCATCAACCTCAGTGCCACCGACTACCCAACCAG GACCAACGAGGAGCTGGTGGCTTTCCTGTCCAAGAACCGAGACAAGAATTTCCTGAAGTCGCATGGCCGGGACAACTCCAG GTTCATCAAGAAACAGGGCCTGGACCGGCTCTTCCATGAGTGCGACTCACACATGTGGCGCCTGGGCGAGCGGCAGATCCCAGCAGGCATTGTGGTGGATGGTGGCTCTGACTGGTTCGTGCTGACACGCAGCTTTGTGGAGTATGTGGTGTACACAGACGACCCGCTTGTGGCCCAGCTACGCCAGTTCTACACGTACACGCTGCTCCCAGCTGAG TCCTTCTTCCACACGGTGCTGGAGAACAGCCTGGCCTGTGAGACCCTCGTGGACAACAACCTGCGGGTCACCAACTGGAACCGCAAACTGGGCTGCAAGTGCCAGTACAAGCACATCGTGGACTGGTGTGGCTGCTCCCCCAACGACTTCAAGCCGCAGGACTTCCTGCGGCTGCAG CAAGTCTCCAgacccaccttcttcgcccggaAGTTTGAGTCCACCGTCAACCAGGAGGTACTGGAAATCCTGGACTTCCACCTGTATGGCAGCTATCCCCCAGGCACACCAGCCCTCAAAGCCTACTGGGAGAACACCTATGACGTGGCCGATGGCCCCAGTGGGCTCAGTGATGTCATGCTCACTGCTTACTCCGCCTTCGCCCGCCTCAGCCTGAGCCATGTCGCCACTGCTGCGCCCCCACTGGCCACCGCACTCTGCAG GTTTGAGCCCAGGGGCTTGCCGTCCAGCGTGCATCTCTATTTCTATGACGACCATTTCCAGGGCTACCTGGTGACACAGGCGGTGCAGCCCTCAGCCCAGGTGCCGGCAGAGACACTTGAGATGTGGCTGATGCCCCAGGGGTCGCTGAAACTGTTGGGGCGCAGTGACCAGGCCAGCCGGCTCCAGAGTTTGGAG GTTGGCACCGAGTGGGACCCCAAAGAGCGTCTTTTCCGGAACTTTGGGGGGTTGCTGGGGCCACTGGATGAGCCTGTGGCCATGCAGCGCTGGGCCCGGGGCCCCAACCTCACAGCCACCGTGGTGTGGATCGACCCCACTTATGTCGTGGCCACATCTTACGACATCACAGTAGACACAGAGACTGAGGTTACACAGTACAAACCCCCACTGAGCCGGCCCCTGCGGCCGGGGGCTTGGACTGTTCGACTGCTTCAGTTCTGGGAACCCCTGGGTGAGATCCGATTCCTCGTGCTGCCCTTGACCTTCAACCGCAAACTACCTCTCAGGAAAG ATGATGCCGGCTGGCTGCACGCCGGGCCACCCCACAACGAGTATATGGAGCAGAGTTTCCAGGGCCTGAGCGGCATCCTGAACCTGCCTCAGCCAGAGCCCGCGGAGGAGGCTGCCCGGCGGCACTCAGAGCTCACAGGCCCTGCCCTCGAGGCCTGGACAGATGGGGAACTGAGGAGCTTCTGGTCTGTGGCTGGACTGTGTGCCATgggcccctcctcctgcccctctctGGAGCTCTGCAGAGTGACCAGCTGGAGCTCTCTGTTCCCTGACCCTAAATCAGAGCTGGGGCCTGTCAAAGCAGATGGGCGACTCAGGTAG